Below is a window of Nocardia asteroides DNA.
CCAGCGCGCGCACGGGTTCCGGGGTCGGGTCGTCGAGGTCGGGCAGTTGCTCGGGCAGGGCGGCGGTGGCCAGGTCGATCCGGTCGAGCACCAGGTCGCGGCGGCGGGTGACCCGGCCGGCGAACCAGTCCGCCACCAGCGGGCCGAACCGGCCGGTGCGGGTGGACCCGAGGATCATGGCCACCCGCGCCGGCGCGGTCACCGGGCATCCTTGACGGGGGCGTCGAGGAACGCGGGGATCATCGGCAGCAGCAACTCGGGCCGGTGCGGTGCGGTGATGTGGGAGGTGCCGGGCAGGATCGCCAGCTGCGCGTTCGGCAGACCGGCGGGAGTGTCGCCCATGACGCCGCCGCCGAACAGCCGGAACATCTCCACCGAGTGCTCGGGGCGGACGATGTCGGAGTCGCCGATGATGGTCAGCGTCGGGGCCTCGACCTTACGGGCTGCCTCGTGCGAGACCGAGGGCATGCCGTTGAGATCGTGGTCGAGGACCTCGGCGACCAGCCGCGGGAAGTCCTCGGGGCGCGGCGCGTTCTTCAGGTAGTCGGTGTGGAAGGTCGAGCCGTGCAGGTGCTCGGGCTTCAGCTCGTCCATGCCCTCCATCAGGCCGGGGTGCATGGCCTCGGCGCCGAGGCCACCGGAGAGCAGGATCTGCTTGCGCACCAGCTCCGGGTGGCGCAGCGTGATGTCGAGTGCCACGCCCGCGCCCATGCTGTAGCCGAGGACGTCGACGCGGTGGATGCCGAGCTGTGCGAGCAGCGCGACGGTGTCGTCGGCCATCTGCGGGGTGCGCAGCGGTCGGTCGATGTCGGCGGTGCGACCGTGTGCCTGCTGTTCGATCGCGATCACCTCGCGGGTCCTGGCCAGCTCGGGGATCAGCTCGCCGAAGTCGGTGCCGATGCCCGACAGCGCGCCGTGCAGCAGCACCAGCGGCGGCTGATCGGTGGCGACACCGTGGCGCTCGTAGTACATGCGCAAGCCGTTGACCTCGGCGTACGCGCCCGGGTCCGGTGCGGCGGTGGTGGTCTGGTCGCTACCGCAGGCGCTCAGCAGCGCGGTGACGGCGACGGCGGCGGTGAGGGCGAAGGCGGTGAGTTTCATGTCGTTCTCCTGTGGTGTGCCGATCTCGTTGGGACCACAGTGCGCCCGGCCCCTTCCGGTTTGTTTACGGTCGGATTCCGGTGCGTTCGGAACCCGCTAGGGTGCGGTTATGCGTTTCGGTGTGCTCGGTCCGCTGACGGTCTGGACCGATGACGGCACGGTCGTGCCGATCCCCGGCACCAAGGTGCGCGCGCTGCTGGCCGACCTGCTGCTCGCCGCGGGGCAGCCGGTGTCGGCCGACCGGTTGATCGACGACATCTGGGGCGAGGACCCGCCCGGCAACCCCGCCGGCACGTTGGCCGCGAAAGCCTCCCAGCTGCGGCGTGCCCTCGAGGACGCCGAAGCGGGCAGCCGGGACCTGGTGGTCTCACCGCCGCCGGGCTACCGCCTCGCCACCACCGAGGTCGACGCGCTGCGCTTCCGGGCGCTGCTGGCCCGGGCCCGCGCCGCCACCGAGCCGCGCGTCCGCATCGACACACTCACCGAGGCGCTCGGCCTGTGGCGTGGCCCGGCCTTCGACGACTTCCGCGACGCGGAGTTCACCCGCTCGGTCATCGCCCAGCTCTCGGAGCTGCGGCTGGTCGCCGTCGAGGAACTTGCGGAAGCGCGCCTGGCCGAAGGCGAATACGGTGCCGTCGCAGGTGATCTCACCAGATTCGTAGCGGAAAACCCGCTGCGGGAACGTCTGCGGGCCGCACAGCTGCGCGCCCTGTACGGCGCGGGGCGCCAGGCCGAAGCCCTCGACAGCTACGAGGACCTGCGCAGGCAGCTGGCGGACGAACTCGGGCTGGATCCCAGCCCGGAACTGGTCGACCTGCATCGCTCGATCCTCGGTCAGGACCCCGGGCTGGTGGTGACCCGTCCGCGCGCGGTGGTCCGGCGGCGCACGACCAACATTCCCGCGCAACGCACCGAGTTGATCGGCCGCGCAGATGATCTCGACGAGCTGAGCCGCGCGGTGGACGCGTCCCGTCTGGTCACCCTGATCGGGCCCGGCGGGGTGGGCAAGACCCGCCTCGCCACGGCCACCGCGGCCGGGCTCACCGAGCGGTTCCCGCACGGCAGCTGGCTCGTCGAACTGGCGCCACTCGCGACCGCGACCACCGATATCGATCGCATCGCCGACACGGTGGCGCAGGTGCTGGGCGTTCGCCTCGGCGACGCCGCGGATGCGCCTGCCGTGGCTCTGGGCGAGGCGCTGGCCGAGCAGGAACTGCTGCTGGTCCTGGACAACTGCGAACACCTCGTCGACCAGGTCGCCGACCTCACCGAAGCCCTGCTCGGCGCCGCGCCCGGGCTGCACGTCCTGGCGACCAGCCGCGAACAACTGCGGCTGCCGGGGGAGGACATCGTCACCGTCGAACCGCTCGGCGTGCCCTCGGCGGGCAGCGCGGTGACCGACATCGCCGAGTCGAATGCCGTGCGGCTCTTCGTGGCCCGGGCCAAGTCGGGTGCGCGTGAATTCACCCTCGACGCGGACAACGCCGACGCCGTCGCGACACTGTGCCGCAGACTCGACGGCATCCCGCTCGCCCTCGAGCTGGCCGCCACCCGGGTGCGGGCCCTCGGCGTGCACGAGATGGTGGCCCGGCTCGACGACCGGTTCCGGCTGCTGGCCACCGGGCATCGCGGCGCGCCGCCACGGCAGCAGACTCTCGCGGCGATGATCGACTGGAGCTGGGGGCTGCTCGACGCGGACGAACGGGTCGTCCTGCGGCGGCTCGCGGTCCATGCCGGTGGTTGCACCCTCGATGCCGCCGAATCCGTCTGCGCCGGTATCGAAATCGCGTCCGGCGCGGTCGCGGATGTGATCGCCAGGCTGGTCGACCGCTCCCTGGTCCAGCAGAGCGGGCGGCGCTACCGGCTGCTGGAGTCGGTGGCCGCGTTCAGTGTGGACCGGCTGGCCGAGGCAGGCGAGGAGCAGGCGGTTCGGCAGGCCCACCGCGCCTACTACCTGGCGTTGACCGAGCGGGCCGCGCCCGAACTGTACGGCGCCGACCAGCGACGCTGGCTGGCCCGCCTCGACGCCGAGGACGCGAATCTGCAAGTGGCGCTGGACGGCGCCGACGCCGACACCGCGCTGCGGCTCACCGCGGCACTGGCCTGGTACTGGCTGCTGCGCGGGCGGCTCGGCCCGGCCCGGCGCCGCTTCGACGCGGCGCTGGCGCTCGGCGGCAGTGCGCGGTACCGGGCGCCGGTCGCGGCGTGGCGGCTCACCGCCGCTTTCCAGCAGGGCGATTTCACCGACGCGAGCGCGCGGCGTGCCGAGGTATCGGCCGCGCTGGCCGCGCTCGACGACCCGGCCGTTCGGGTGCGTGCCGAGGTCATCCTGCTGATGTCGGCGCTGGAGGCCGGTGCCGATCAGGATCTGGAAACCTCGGTGCGGCAACTGCGCGCGGAATGCCACGAGCTCGGCGACCGCTGGAGTGTCGCGACGATCCAGGTGGCGCTGGCGAAGTCGGCGCACAGCCGCGCCGACGTGGACGCGCTGGCCCGCTACGCCGCCGACGCGGCCCGGCTCTTCGCCGAACTCGGCGACCGCTGGGGCCGCTTGCAGGCCGCCGAATGGCTCGGCGGCCTGGCCGAACTCACCGGTGATCTCGCCGGCGCCGCGGACATCCACCGTGAAGCCCTGGTCCTGGCCAGGGAACTGGAACTGTGGGGACAGGTCTCGTCGCACCTGTGCTGGCTCGGCTGGATCGCCATGCAGCACACCGAATTCGACGCGGCCCGCGACTTCGCCGCCCAGGCCATGGTGCTGGCCGCCGAACAGGGCGACGGTGCGGGCAAGCTGTTCGGCTCGATTGTGCTGGCCTTCACCGCGCGGCGCGACGGTCACCCGGATGAGGCCGAACAACTGCTGCGCGGTCTGCTCGCCGCCGCCTCCGACGACACCGAGACGCCGCTGTTCCTGCCGATGCTCCAGGTGGAACTGGGCTACCTGCTCGAACAGCGCGGTGAACCCGCCGCGGGCCTGGCCGAGCACCTGCGCGCACTCGACGGCGCGCACCGCATCGACGCACCCCGCGACGCCGCCTTCGCCCTCGGCGGCGCCGCGGCGGCCACCGCCGCCCTCGGCGAACTCGACACCGCCGCCCGCCTGCTCGGCGCGGCCGAAGCGCTGCGCACCAGCACCGGAATGCCCCTGCTGCCCGCCGAACAACCCGACATCGACCGCGCCACCGCCGCGGTCCGCGCCGGTCTGGGCCCAGCCGCCTTCGCCACCGCCCACACCGCCGGCCTCGACCTCACCCCCACCTCGGCCCGCGACCTCATCGCGGTCGCGGTGCCGTAGTCAGCCCCCGGTGCCGGTGCCGGTGCCGAGGCCGGTGCCGGTGCCGGGGCCGGTGCGGGGGCCGGTGCCGGTGCAGTCCCGGTGCCGGTGCCCTTGGCCAGCCGGTTCCGGCCCTGGTCGGCCGGCTGTGGTGACCGGCTGGCCGGCTGTGGTGACCGGCTGGCCGGCTGTGGTGACCGGCTGGCCGGCTGTGGTGACCGGCTGGCCGGCTGTGGTGACCGGCTGGCCGGCTGTGGTGACCGGCTGGCCGGCTGTGGTGACCGGCTGGCCGGCTGTGGTGACCGGCTGGCCGGCCGTGGTGACCGGCTGACCGGCTGTGGTGATCGGCTGACCGGCCGTTGGTGGTTGGCTGCCCGGCCGCGGCGCTTCCGGCCGCGGTGGCTGACCGACTCGCCCTGGTGGCTAGGCGACCGGTCCTTATGAGTAGCCGTCTGGTCGCGATGCCTTCGGCCGCGATGGCTGGGACCGGCTGTGGCTAGCCAGCTGGTCGCGATGCCCGCGGTCGCCAGCAGGTCGCGAGCAGCAGTGTCGCCGACAGCACGCCGAGTACGCCGGCGATCACCAGCGCGGTGGTTCCGGTGATCTCGATCCCGAGCAGGTGGTCCGCTGACCAGCGGCCGGGACCGAGGGTGGCGGTGGCCAGGGCGACGGCGGCCAGCACCGCGGTGTATTCCCAGCCCTGACCGGGACGGAAGATGAAGAATCCGTTGCCGCGATGCGCGGTGATCAGCGCCACGGCCATGGTGGCGATGACGGCGGCCGCGGCGAACGGCGTGAGCAGTCCCGCCAGAAGCAGAGCGCCCGCGGCGATCTCGGTCGCGGTGGCGAGCACGGCGTGCAGCCGGCCCGGGCGCAGGCCGATCGAGGCGAACCAGGCGCCGGTGGCGGTGAGCGCGCCCGCGCCCCAGGCGTGATTGACGCCGTGTGCGAGCAGCACCGCCCCCAGCGTCGAGCGGAGCAGAAGTGCTGCCGTGTCGACGGAACTCACGCCGCCTGCTTCTTCGGAACGGCGGTGGACTCCGGCGCGGCGGGTTGCCAGCCGGGCGGGCCGAAGACGTAGCCGAGCCGGGCCCGCCAGCCACGCGCGCCGCGCACGTCACGAATGATGTTGCCGTACTCGTGATATTGCAGCCGCAGCAGGTTGTAGGTGCCGACCGGGGTGGTGAGACCGTAGGTGGGCGTGTGCAGTTCACGCTGGAAGGTGCCGAACATCCGGTCCCAGATGATCAGGATGCCGCCGTAGTTGCGGTCCAGGTACTCCGGGTCGCTGCCGTGGTGGACCCGGTGGTGCGAGGGGGTGTTGAGCACGAATTCGACCGGTCGCCAGAGTTTCCCGATCGTCTCGGTGTGGGTGAAGAACTGGTAGATGAGATTCAGGGCGAAGGCGACGTAGATCGTCCACGGCGCGAACCCGAGCAGCGGCAGCGGCGCCCAGAAGATGGCCTCCGACCACGGATTCCACTTCTGTCGCAGCGCGGTACCGAGATTGAAGTACTCGCTCGAATGATGGGCCTGGTGCGCGGCCCAGCCGATCCGCACCCGGTGGGAGAAGCGGTGGTTGCAGTACCAGGCGAAGTCGACCACCAGCATCAGCACCGGCCAGTACCACCACGCGTGCGTCGGCAGGTGCCACGGCGCGAGCTCGGTCCACAGGATCACGAACAGGACCAGGGTGAGCAGCTTGAACAGCGCCATCGCGCCCAGTGCCCCGAAACCCATGCTGATGCTGGTGCGGGTGTCGATCGGCGAGTAGGCGCGCGGCGCCGCGTCCGCGCCCGCGTGCCGCAGGCTCACCGCCTCGATGGCGATGAAGACCAGGAAGAAGGGGACTGCGTAGAGCAGGGGGTTGTTGATGTGCTCCCAGAATGCGGACACCATGCCGACTCCTCATATAGACGTGAGGGTAATTTACGAAATAGTAAATTCGGTGTCAATGTGGGGGCGGCGGGTTTGGTTGGATGAAGCGGTGAGCACAGCCGGAACCAAGGGCGTCCCGCGCGCGCGGCGCGAGCAGTTGATCCTCGACGCGGCCGTGGCCGAGATCGGCCGGGTCGGCTACGCGGGGCTGTCGCTGGCCGGAGTCGCCCAGCGCGCCGAGGTCTCCAAACCGCTGGTCTACACGTATTTCCACACCAGGGACGAGATCTACCTCGCCTGTGTGGCGCGGGCCGCGGCGAACCTCGGGGCGGCGATCGAAGCGGCGGTGGCCGCGGGCGGGGAGCTGTCGATGGCGCGGCGCACGCTCGACGCGATCTTCACCGCACTGGAACCGCGTCCGCACGACTGGACTGTCGTGTTCGATCGCACCCACCCCGACGAGGGCGCGGTCGCCGACGCGATCCGCGCCGCGCGCCGCGGCATCGCCGCCCAGGCGGCCCGTGGTGTGGCCGACGTGCTCGGCGCGGTGGAACTCACCGACCCGGCCGACCTCTCGGCGCTCACCGACGTCTGGATGGGGACGGTGACCTCCCTGGTCACCTGGTGGCTGCGGCATCCCGGGGAGACGGCCGCACAGATGAGCGAGCGCAGCCACCGCCTGATCGACGCGCTGATCGCGGCCGCCGCCCGGTGAGCCAGGCCGGTTACGCGGCGGCGGGCACGTAGCGCAGGCCCACGACGCCGCAGTCGAAGCGGGTGGCGGATTCGAGGACGAACTGCTGGTTCGCGCCGGTGGCGGCGAAGACCGGCAGGCCCGCGCCGATGGCGGTCGGATTGACGAACAGATTCAGTTCGTCGAACAAGCCCTGGGCGATCAGGCTCGCGACGAGTTCGCCGCCGCCGTAGGCGATGATGTCGCCGCCCGGGCCGGCCTTCAGTTCGCGAATGGCCGCGGCCGCGTCGGCGGCGACAACCGTGTTGTCCCACGGGGATTCGGTGATCGTCCGCGAGATGACCACCTTCGGGGTCTTGTTCATGGTGTCGATCGCCTCCTGGGTCTCGTGCTCGGGCTGGGCGGCCCAGTGCGGGATGAAACCCTCGGCGAGCTTGCGGCCCAGCACGATGGTGTCGACGGAGTCGGTGAGCGCGCCGATGTGGGCGGCGAGGTCGTCGCTCCAGTCGAAGGTGAGCCAGTCCATCTCGCCGTTCGGGCCTGCCATGAAGCCGTCGATGGTGGTCTGGACCTGGAGCTTGAACTTGCGCATGAGGTGCGTCCTTTCGGCGTTTCGCTGGTGTGTCACCACTGTCGCCGAACCGCCTTACGGAATGTTTACGCTGCCCCGACCAGGCGCAGCACGCTCGCGCGCAGCGCCAGCTCGGCCGCCGGCTGGGTCAGCCTGCCCGCCCTGACCTCGTCGCCCGCGGCATGGCTCACCGCGACGATCGCGGTCACGAGCCACTCCGGCGTCGCCGTGTCGGCGAATTCGCCCGCGCGCTGTCCCCGGGTTACCAGCCGCAGCAGCCGCTCGTTGACGGGCAGTTGACGGTCTTCGTCGCGCTGCCGGGCGAACGCGCCGACATGGTGGGCCAGGGGTGAGACGCGGAAGAATCGCCAGCCCACCGCGAGCATGCGCAGCAGGGCGTCGGTGGCGGGGCCGCTGTCCAGGTCGGCCTCGCGCATGGCCGCGACGGCCTGGCCGGTGGTGTGGTCGACCACGGCATTGACCAGGTCGTCGCGAGAAGCGAAGTGCGCGTACACCGTTTGCCGGGTGACGCCCGCCTCGGCGGCGATGGCCGCCATGCCCGCGTCGGGATGCGTCGCGAGCAACCGGGTGGCGGCCTCGAGGACGGCCGCGCGGCTGCGGGTGGCGTCGGCGCGGCGTTTCGGTGTCGGGGATCCAGTCAAAATCTTACACCCTTGTCAAAGTTGCTTGGCCATGTCTAACCTTTACATCACTGTAAGAATTCTACGCAGGAGTGTCATGGATCCCGCAATGCCCCGCACGCCGGAGCGGTTCGTCGCCGACTTCTTCACCGAGTTCACCGCGGCCGCGCTCGACCCCGGCGCCGACCCCGCCGCGGTCGTCGACCGGTTCCACACGCCCGACGTGGTGCAGATCGCCGACGGGATCCGGCTCGACCGGGACCGGCTCGTCGCGCATCTGCGGCCGGTGCGAAAGAACCTGCGCGACTACCGCTTCGAGGTGCACGAGGTGATCGCCGACGGCGACCGGATGGCCGTGCGGATGACCATCCACGCGACGATGCGCACCACCGGGACCGTCGCCACCGAGGTCTTCCTGTTCGGCGAGTTCACTCCCGACGGGAAACTCCGCCGGGCCGATCAGCTCACCCGCGCCCTCGCCGCCTGACCAGGAGATCACCGTGCTCGTCCGCACCGTCCGTTCGCTCGCCCTGCTCGCCACCGGACTCCTGGCCGGTGCCTTCGGTTACGGCGCCGCCAATCTCGTCCCCACCTTCGACCGGGTGCCCTTGCCGATGCGCCTGGAATTCCACACCGAGCTCATGCGCAACAACAGCATCAGCATGCAGGCCACCATGGCGGTCGCGGCGCTGAGCTGTCTCGCCGTCGCGGTGCTCGCCGCGGGACGGCACCGGCTCGTAGCGGCCGCGGCCACCGTGCTGGTGGTGGCCTCGTTCCTGATCACCCGGCTGGGCAACGTGCCGATCAATCACCGGATCAACGAATGGGCCGTCACGGGACCCACGCCCGACTACGCCGAGATCCTCACTCGCTGGGACGCGTTCCACTTCCTGCGTACCGGTACGGCACTGGGCGCCTTCGCGCTGATCATCGCCCTCGTGCTGTGGATGCCGGCCGATCAGCCCGCCCGATAGGGGGCGAGGGCGGTGAGCACCACGCGCCGGGCGGTCTCGGCGGCGTGGTCGGCATCGCCCTCGGCCAGGCCGAGCAGCGGATCGAGACCTTCGACGTGCGGCGCCAGTGCCAGGTGCGGCAGCATTAGCAGCAAAAGCGCCAGCAGCACGTCGATCTCGGCGTCGGGGCGCAACGCGCCGGTGTCGACCGCCTGCCCGATGAGGGGCCGCAACACCGCCAGGTAATGCTTGTCGACGGCCTCGCGCACCGCCGTGCGGGCCACCGGATCCGGTTCCAGATTGGCCGCCGCGGTCATCGCGCGTTCGAGCGGATGATCGTAGAAATAGCGCACCCAGGAGTCGAGCAGCGACTCCAGCGCCGCGAAGAAATCGGCGTCCCAGTCCAGGCGCAGCACGACCGCCTCCATCGACGACCGGATCCGCTCACTGGACTGTTCGGCCAGGTAGACGTACATATCGGCCTTGTCCGTGAAGTACTGGAACAGGCTGCCCTTGGACACGCCCGCCTCCCGGCAGATCGTGTTCATACTCGCCCCGCTGAACCCACGGGCGGCGAACTCCGTCTCGGCGGCCGCGACCACGGCGGCGCGCCGCTCGGGCACGAGCCGGTCCCATGTTCCTGTCGGCATCGCCGCATTCCTCCTCGTGACGTGGTGCTGCTCCGATCCCATGGTGACTGGTCGTCGCACATGAGCTCGCCTCCCGCAGCGCCACGTTCCCGTCGCGGCCGATGATGCACTCACCGGTTTCCGGGAGTGACCAGGCCGGATTCGTAGGCGAGGACGACGAGTTGGGCGCGGTCGCGGGCGTGCAGCTTGGTCATCGCGCGGTTGAGGTGGGTCTTGGCGGTGTGCGGGCTGATCACCATGTGGGCCGCGATCTCGTCGTTGGACATGCCCCGCGCCGCCAGCGCGACGGCCTCGCGTTCGCGCGTGGTGAGTTCGGCCAGCGCGGCGGGCGTGCCCGTGGTGCGCGGCTGGGTGACGTAGCGGGCGATGAGCCGCCGGGTGATCGACGGGGCGAGCAGCGCGTCCCCCCGGGCGGCCACCCGGAGGGCGTGCAGGAAGTCCTCGGGTTCGATGTCCTTGACCAGGAAGCCCGCGGCGCCGGCGCGCAGCGCGTCGAAGACGTACTCGTCGAGGCCGTAGTTGGTCAGGATGACCACGTGCACCGCGGCCAGGTCGGGGTCGGCGGCGATGCGCCGGGTGGTCTCGATGCCGTCGACGCGCGGCATCTGGATATCGACCAGGGCGATATCGGGCCGGTGCAGGCGGGCCAGCTCGACGCCCTGCGCGCCGTCGGCGGCCTCGGCGACGACCTCGATGTCGTCCTCCACGTCGAGCAGGGCGCGGAAACCGCTGCGGATGAGAGGCTGGTCGTCCACCAGCAGGACCCGGATCATGCTCGCTCCACCGGCAATTCGGCGTGCACGGCGAAACCGCCCTCGGCGCGTGGCGCCGCACGGAGCCTGCCGCCCAGCGCGGTCACCCGCTCGCGCATGCCGAGCAGGCCGACGCCGGGCGCCGGCACCGCCGTCGGGGTGGCACCGTCGTCCTCGACGTCGACGACGAGGCCGTCGGGGCCGTAGCCGATGCGCACCGAGGCGGTGGCCGCGCGGGCGTGGCGGGCGACGTTGGTCAGCGATTCCTGCACGATCCGGTAGCCGGTGCGGTCCACCGCGGCGGGCAGATCGCCGCGCTCGCCCGCGATCGTCAGGGTCGTGTCCACGCCTGCCTCCCTTGCCCGTTCGACCAGATCACCGACCTGCGCCAGCCCGGGTCGCGGCGCGTCGTCGTCGCGCAGCGCCGCGAGCGTGGCGCGGAGTTCGCGCGAGGCCTCGCGCCCGGCGTCGCGGATGGCCAGCAGCGCGGCGGGGATCTCCTCGCCACGCTTGCGCGCGACGTGCACCGCCGCCTCGGACTGCACCTTGATCACCGAGATCTGATGGGTGAGCGAATCGTGCAGTTCCCTGGCGATGTGCAGGCGTTCCTCGTCGGCGCGGCGGCGCGCGGCCTCCTCCCTGGTGCGTTCGGCTTCGTCGGCGCGGCGCTCGGCCTGCCGCAGCGCCTCACCGGCCGCGCCCGCCGCGATCAGCCAGGCGATCTCGAGCGCGTCGCGGCCCCTGGCGAGCGCGGCGGCGGTGTCGTGCAGCGAGATCATCGCCGCCAGCGGCAGGGCCGCGACCAGTGCCACCGATGCCGCCACCGTCACCACATGATGTCCGGCGCGCACCGCGAAATACACCGCGAACAGGAACGCCACCGCGGGCACGTCGAAGCCGAGCGCCTGGTAGCCCAGCGCGCACAGCCCCGTGGCCACCAGCACCGCGACCGGTGCGCGTCCGCGCCCGGCCAGCGCCAGCCCACCGGCGCCGAGCAGCGCGTATCCCAGCGGGTCCCACCGGGTGTCTGGATGCTCCCCGCTCAGCCCGGTGACCAGCAGGACCACCGCCACCCCGACGGCGATCGCCCAGTCCGTGATCCGCGCCCTGGCCATCTGTGCACCCTAGCCCGATCCGGGCCGCGCCGAATCCGGCGGCGGGATGATCCCGCGCTACCGCGAACGCGGTAGTCGCACCGGGTGTACCGCGTTAGTTGTAGCGCGAATTGCCCACGGCCGCAGGACGACCGGGGCCGGGATGCGGGCCGATGATCGAGCCGTACCGATCCGATCGAAGGAGCATGTCATGCCGTCTTTCCGTCACCTCCCCGCCGTCGTCGGCGCCGTCCTCGCCACCGGACTCGTCGCGGCCGCGCCCGCCTCCGCGTCGACGGTGCTCCTCGCGGACGCCTACGGCCTGACCGCCGACCGCGCGATCGCGACCTCCGCCGCGTTCCTCGGCCTGTTCGCGGTCCTCCTCGGCGGCTTCGCGACGGCGCGGCCGTCCGGTTCGCGCGCGACGATCGCCGCGGGCGCCGGGATGGTCGCCGCCGTCGTCGGGACGTTCGTCGTCGTCACAGCCGACGGCGGACTCGGCACCGGCAACGGCATCGCGGGCGGCTACATCGCCCTGGTCCTCGGCGTCCTCGGAGCAGTAATCGGTGGCCTGGCCGTGATGCGGTCCCGCCGACTCGGCTGACCGGCCCTCCGCCTCGGGGATGCGCACTTCGTCCGCACCGGTCCTCTGCCTCGGCGGCGTGCGAGTCCGGCCGGACCGGTCGGCAACGGCACTGGTGCGTGACCGAGGGTGTCCACCTGATTGTCCGGCGGACACCCTCGGACGGGATCAGTGTCCGCGGGCGATCCAGTCGGCGAGCGCGGGCTTCTCGGCGCCGATGGCCGTCGAGTCGCCGTGACCGGTGTGCACCGTCGTCTCGTCCGGAAGCGCGAAGAGGCGGTCGCGGATCGAGTCGATGATGGTGCCGAAATCGGAGAACGAGCGCCCGGTGGCGCCGGGGCCGCC
It encodes the following:
- a CDS encoding sensor histidine kinase, which encodes MARARITDWAIAVGVAVVLLVTGLSGEHPDTRWDPLGYALLGAGGLALAGRGRAPVAVLVATGLCALGYQALGFDVPAVAFLFAVYFAVRAGHHVVTVAASVALVAALPLAAMISLHDTAAALARGRDALEIAWLIAAGAAGEALRQAERRADEAERTREEAARRRADEERLHIARELHDSLTHQISVIKVQSEAAVHVARKRGEEIPAALLAIRDAGREASRELRATLAALRDDDAPRPGLAQVGDLVERAREAGVDTTLTIAGERGDLPAAVDRTGYRIVQESLTNVARHARAATASVRIGYGPDGLVVDVEDDGATPTAVPAPGVGLLGMRERVTALGGRLRAAPRAEGGFAVHAELPVERA
- a CDS encoding DUF6223 family protein produces the protein MPSFRHLPAVVGAVLATGLVAAAPASASTVLLADAYGLTADRAIATSAAFLGLFAVLLGGFATARPSGSRATIAAGAGMVAAVVGTFVVVTADGGLGTGNGIAGGYIALVLGVLGAVIGGLAVMRSRRLG
- a CDS encoding TetR/AcrR family transcriptional regulator → MPTGTWDRLVPERRAAVVAAAETEFAARGFSGASMNTICREAGVSKGSLFQYFTDKADMYVYLAEQSSERIRSSMEAVVLRLDWDADFFAALESLLDSWVRYFYDHPLERAMTAAANLEPDPVARTAVREAVDKHYLAVLRPLIGQAVDTGALRPDAEIDVLLALLLLMLPHLALAPHVEGLDPLLGLAEGDADHAAETARRVVLTALAPYRAG
- a CDS encoding response regulator, with the protein product MIRVLLVDDQPLIRSGFRALLDVEDDIEVVAEAADGAQGVELARLHRPDIALVDIQMPRVDGIETTRRIAADPDLAAVHVVILTNYGLDEYVFDALRAGAAGFLVKDIEPEDFLHALRVAARGDALLAPSITRRLIARYVTQPRTTGTPAALAELTTREREAVALAARGMSNDEIAAHMVISPHTAKTHLNRAMTKLHARDRAQLVVLAYESGLVTPGNR